A single genomic interval of Lathyrus oleraceus cultivar Zhongwan6 chromosome 7, CAAS_Psat_ZW6_1.0, whole genome shotgun sequence harbors:
- the LOC127100461 gene encoding biotin carboxylase 1, chloroplastic isoform X2 encodes MEATMSACNSLTSPSSVPVVTGLFAARGGFNKSLHSQCSFLSGSNKVKFPSQITRPCKQRRTPHSGALRVTCREPKILVANRGEIAVRVIRTAHELGIPCVAVYSTIDKDALHVKMADEAVCIGEAPSSQSYLLIPNVLAAAHSRKCTMLHPGYGFLAENAGFVDMCIAHGINFIGPESSSIRVMGDKATARETMKKANVPTVPGSDGLLQSTEEAIRLAHEIGFPVMIKATAGGGGRGMRLANVPEEFVKLLQQAKSEAAAAFGNDGVYLEKYVQNPRHIEFQVLADKYNNVVHFGERDCSIQRRNQKLLEEAPSPALTPELRKAMGDAAVQAAASIGYIGVGTVEFLLDERGSFYFMEMNTRIQVEHPVTEMISSVDLIEEQIRVAMGERLRYKQEDIVLRGHSIECRINAEDAFKGFRPGPGKITAYLPSGGPFVRMDSHVYPDYVVPPSYDSLLGKLIVWAPTREKAIERMKRALDDTIITGVPTTIDYHKLILDIEDFKNGKVDTAFIPKHLDELAVPPQAKMVLVNKVTDLNNATDLNNATEPAALTA; translated from the exons ATGGAGGCAACAATGTCCGCGTGCAACTCTCTTACTTCACCGTCCTCCGTTCCCGTCGTCACA GGTTTATTTGCGGCGAGAGGAGGATTCAACAAGAGTTTGCATTCTCAGTGTAGTTTCTTATCGGGATCGAACAAGGTGAAGTTTCCGAGCCAAATTACTCGACCTTGTAAGCAACGCCGAACACCTCATTCTGGTGCTCTTCGTGTGACTTGTCGTGAGCCAAAGATCTTGGTCGCGAATAGAGGCGAAATCGCTGTTCGTGTTATTCGTACTGCTCATGAATTAGGGATTCCTTGTGTTGCTGTTTATTCCACAATTGATAAGGATGCTCTTCATGTTAAAATGGCTGATGAAGCTGTTTGCATTGGTGAAGCTCCCAGTAGCCAATC GTATTTGCTGATTCCAAATGTTTTGGCTGCTGCTCATAGCCGCAAATGCACAATGTTGCATCCTGGATATGGTTTCCTTGCTGAGAATGCTGGGTTTGTTGACATGTGCATAGCACATGGAATTAATTTTATTGGGCCTGAA TCTAGCAGTATTCGGGTTATGGGTGACAAAGCAACTGCAAGAGAAACAATGAAGAAAGCAAATGTTCCTACTGTTCCAGGAAGTGATGGGCTTTTGCAG AGCACTGAAGAAGCTATCAGGCTGGCACACGAAATTGGTTTCCCTGTGATGATCAAG GCAACCGCAGGTGGTGGAGGACGAGGTATGCGTCTTGCTAATGTACCTGAGGAGTTTGTGAAGTTATTACAG CAAGCTAAGAGTGAGGCAGCTGCTGCGTTTGGAAATGATGGGGTTTATTTGGAGAAGTACGTTCAAAACCCAAGGCACATTGAGTTCCAG GTTCTTGCTGATAAATATAATAATGTTGTTCACTTTGGAGAGCGTGATTGCAGTATCCAG AGGCGTAATCAAAAACTGCTTGAAGAAGCGCCATCTCCCGCATTGACCCCAGAGTTACGGAAGGCAATGGGAGATGCAGCAGTTCAAGCTGCCGCATCTATCGGGTACATAGGTGTTGGAACGGTTGAGTTCCTTTTGGATGAAAGAGGTTCTTTTTACTTCATGGAGATGAACACTCGTATCCAG GTTGAACATCCCGTCACAGAAATGATTTCGTCCGTTGATTTGATAGAAGAGCAAATTCGTGTAGCTATGGGCGAGAGGCTTCGATACAAACAG GAGGATATTGTGCTAAGAGGACATTCTATTGAGTGCCGTATCAACGCAGAAGATGCTTTTAAGGGATTTAGACCAGGGCCAG GTAAAATTACAGCATACTTGCCGTCTGGAGGTCCATTTGTCAGAATGGATAGCCATGTTTATCCTGATTATGTCGTTCCTCCAAGTTATGATTCCCTTCTTGGAAAG CTGATTGTATGGGCTCCGACTAGAGAAAAAGCAATTGAACGTATGAAAAGGGCACTCGATGACACGATTATCACAG GAGTTCCTACAACTATTGATTATCATAAACTTATCCTTGACATAGAG GATTTCAAAAATGGCAAGGTTGATACTGCTTTTATTCCAAAACACCTGGATGAGTTGGCTGTG CCCCCACAGGCGAAGATGGTATTAGTTAACAAGGTGACAGATCTTAACAATGCGACAGATCTTAACAATGCGACAGAACCAGCTGCCTTGACTGCCTGA
- the LOC127100461 gene encoding biotin carboxylase 1, chloroplastic isoform X1 produces MEATMSACNSLTSPSSVPVVTGLFAARGGFNKSLHSQCSFLSGSNKVKFPSQITRPCKQRRTPHSGALRVTCREPKILVANRGEIAVRVIRTAHELGIPCVAVYSTIDKDALHVKMADEAVCIGEAPSSQSYLLIPNVLAAAHSRKCTMLHPGYGFLAENAGFVDMCIAHGINFIGPESSSIRVMGDKATARETMKKANVPTVPGSDGLLQSTEEAIRLAHEIGFPVMIKATAGGGGRGMRLANVPEEFVKLLQQAKSEAAAAFGNDGVYLEKYVQNPRHIEFQVLADKYNNVVHFGERDCSIQRRNQKLLEEAPSPALTPELRKAMGDAAVQAAASIGYIGVGTVEFLLDERGSFYFMEMNTRIQVEHPVTEMISSVDLIEEQIRVAMGERLRYKQVLKEIFPLKFFRIFLLSWFFLQEDIVLRGHSIECRINAEDAFKGFRPGPGKITAYLPSGGPFVRMDSHVYPDYVVPPSYDSLLGKLIVWAPTREKAIERMKRALDDTIITGVPTTIDYHKLILDIEDFKNGKVDTAFIPKHLDELAVPPQAKMVLVNKVTDLNNATDLNNATEPAALTA; encoded by the exons ATGGAGGCAACAATGTCCGCGTGCAACTCTCTTACTTCACCGTCCTCCGTTCCCGTCGTCACA GGTTTATTTGCGGCGAGAGGAGGATTCAACAAGAGTTTGCATTCTCAGTGTAGTTTCTTATCGGGATCGAACAAGGTGAAGTTTCCGAGCCAAATTACTCGACCTTGTAAGCAACGCCGAACACCTCATTCTGGTGCTCTTCGTGTGACTTGTCGTGAGCCAAAGATCTTGGTCGCGAATAGAGGCGAAATCGCTGTTCGTGTTATTCGTACTGCTCATGAATTAGGGATTCCTTGTGTTGCTGTTTATTCCACAATTGATAAGGATGCTCTTCATGTTAAAATGGCTGATGAAGCTGTTTGCATTGGTGAAGCTCCCAGTAGCCAATC GTATTTGCTGATTCCAAATGTTTTGGCTGCTGCTCATAGCCGCAAATGCACAATGTTGCATCCTGGATATGGTTTCCTTGCTGAGAATGCTGGGTTTGTTGACATGTGCATAGCACATGGAATTAATTTTATTGGGCCTGAA TCTAGCAGTATTCGGGTTATGGGTGACAAAGCAACTGCAAGAGAAACAATGAAGAAAGCAAATGTTCCTACTGTTCCAGGAAGTGATGGGCTTTTGCAG AGCACTGAAGAAGCTATCAGGCTGGCACACGAAATTGGTTTCCCTGTGATGATCAAG GCAACCGCAGGTGGTGGAGGACGAGGTATGCGTCTTGCTAATGTACCTGAGGAGTTTGTGAAGTTATTACAG CAAGCTAAGAGTGAGGCAGCTGCTGCGTTTGGAAATGATGGGGTTTATTTGGAGAAGTACGTTCAAAACCCAAGGCACATTGAGTTCCAG GTTCTTGCTGATAAATATAATAATGTTGTTCACTTTGGAGAGCGTGATTGCAGTATCCAG AGGCGTAATCAAAAACTGCTTGAAGAAGCGCCATCTCCCGCATTGACCCCAGAGTTACGGAAGGCAATGGGAGATGCAGCAGTTCAAGCTGCCGCATCTATCGGGTACATAGGTGTTGGAACGGTTGAGTTCCTTTTGGATGAAAGAGGTTCTTTTTACTTCATGGAGATGAACACTCGTATCCAG GTTGAACATCCCGTCACAGAAATGATTTCGTCCGTTGATTTGATAGAAGAGCAAATTCGTGTAGCTATGGGCGAGAGGCTTCGATACAAACAGGTACTAAAGGAGATATTTCCCTTGAAATTCTTTAGAATCTTTCTCTTATCATGGTTTTTCCTACAGGAGGATATTGTGCTAAGAGGACATTCTATTGAGTGCCGTATCAACGCAGAAGATGCTTTTAAGGGATTTAGACCAGGGCCAG GTAAAATTACAGCATACTTGCCGTCTGGAGGTCCATTTGTCAGAATGGATAGCCATGTTTATCCTGATTATGTCGTTCCTCCAAGTTATGATTCCCTTCTTGGAAAG CTGATTGTATGGGCTCCGACTAGAGAAAAAGCAATTGAACGTATGAAAAGGGCACTCGATGACACGATTATCACAG GAGTTCCTACAACTATTGATTATCATAAACTTATCCTTGACATAGAG GATTTCAAAAATGGCAAGGTTGATACTGCTTTTATTCCAAAACACCTGGATGAGTTGGCTGTG CCCCCACAGGCGAAGATGGTATTAGTTAACAAGGTGACAGATCTTAACAATGCGACAGATCTTAACAATGCGACAGAACCAGCTGCCTTGACTGCCTGA
- the LOC127100460 gene encoding U-box domain-containing protein 35 isoform X1, whose product MSRIIQEKKLGAGRVVAVAIENNKTSQYAAKWAVDNLLPKDQHLLLLHVRQRASSLPTTNGNLIAVDVNDDVARAYMQQMDNESKELFASFRVFCNRKNILCKEILLEDLDVSKAIMEGITTYSIELLVLGSPSRNGLVRRFRTTDVPSLVSKGAPPFCTVYIISKGKISSVKTATSPLTAKAVVRNNAMQMSQQLQQSPDKFDVQQLMRNHPPRPTAEKPTLLSRLQDEEDEIKSPFTRGTRPTHRPYESTVIDSDISFVSSGRPSVDRMFPSLYEEMDSGSGMTPRLSGASDYDIRSFGSSFSGAKSIDQNDYSFCSQDSGMSMSPQRRISSSDEVEAEMRRLRLELKQTMEMYSTACKEALTAKQKAMELQRWKSDEQRKVEESKLSEETALAVAEKERVKSKVAMEAAEASRRIAELEVQKRVSAEMKANTGGDSFLHSPARYRRYSIEEIEEATKYFSNSLKIGEGGYGPVYRAELDHTAVAIKVLKPDAAQGRSQFQQEIEVLSSIRHPNMVLLLGACPEFGCLVYEHMSNGSLDDCLFRRNNSKSPALPWQLRFRIAAEIATGLLFLHQTKPEPLVHRDLKPGNILLDRNYVSKISDVGLARLVPPSVADTVTQYRMTTTAGTFCYIDPEYQQTGMLGTKSDIYSLGIMLLQMITAKPPMGLSHHVAKSIERGTFGEMLDPAVEDWPIEHAMHFAKLALQCAEMRRKDRPDLGKVILPELSKLRDFADENMPMMMMFGGGGGINQRNNNYSRSTLSSTSQDSMSDSQSMSGMSGYESR is encoded by the exons ATGTCAAGAATCATTCAAGAGAAGAAGCTAGGTGCAGGACGTGTTGTTGCAGTAGCCATTGAAAACAACAAAACAAGCCAATATGCTGCTAAATGGGCTGTTGATAATCTTCTTCCTAAAGATCAACATCTTTTGTTACTTCATGTTAGACAAAGAGCTTCTTCACTTCCTACAACAA ATGGAAACCTTATAGCTGTTGATGTCAATGATGATGTTGCTAGAGCTTACATGCAACAAATGGATAACGAATCGAAAGAGCTTTTCGCTTCGTTTCGTGTCTTCTGCAATAGAAAGAAT ATATTGTGCAAAGAAATCTTGTTGGAAGACTTGGATGTATCTAAGGCTATAATGGAAGGTATTACGACATATTCCATTGAGCTTCTTGTTCTTGGATCACCATCAAGGAATGGTCTTGTAAG AAGATTTAGGACAACTGATGTTCCTAGTCTCGTGTCGAAAGGAGCGCCTCCATTTTGCACGGTGTAcattatttccaaaggaaaaatCTCGTCTGTGAAAACCGCTACTAGTCCTTTAACAGCGAAAGCCGTAGTGCGTAACAATGCTATGCAGATGTCACAACAGCTGCAGCAAAGTCCTGATAAATTCGATGTACAACAGTTAATGCGAAACCACCCGCCACGAC CAACAGCAGAGAAGCCAACGTTACTTTCACGCCTTCAAGACGAAGAAGATGAAATCAA ATCGCCATTCACTAGAGGCACAAGACCAACTCACAGACCGTACGAGTCTACGGTCATTGACTCCGATATCTCATTCGTGAGCAGTGGAAGGCCAAGTGTTGATAGGATGTTCCCTTCgttgtacgaagaaatggactCTGGAAGTGGAATGACGCCTCGGCTTTCAGGAGCCTCGGATTATGATATTAGAAGCTTCGGTTCGTCTTTCTCGGGTGCTAAGTCGATTGATCAGAATGACTATTCATTCTGTTCACAAGACAGTGGAATGTCCATGTCACCGCAACGAAGGATATCAAGTTCG GATGAAGTAGAAGCTGAAATGAGAAGATTGAGGTTAGAGCTGAAGCAAACAATGGAAATGTATAGTACAGCTTGCAAGGAAGCGTTGACAGCTAAACAAAAG GCAATGGAACTTCAGCGTTGGAAATCTGACGAACAAAGGAAAGTCGAAGAGTCGAAATTATCGGAAGAAACAGCATTGGCAGTAGCTGAGAAAGAGAGAGTGAAAAGTAAAGTTGCGATGGAGGCAGCAGAAGCAAGTAGAAGAATCGCAGAGTTGGAAGTGCAGAAAAGAGTGAGTGCAGAAATGAAAGCTAACACGGGAGGAGACAGTTTCTTACACAGTCCGGCTAGGTACCGAAGATACAGTATTGAGGAAATAGAAGAAGCAACAAAATACTTTTCAAACTCGCTGAAGATCGGTGAAGGAGGTTATGGACCAGTCTATAGGGCTGAACTAGATCACACTGCAGTTGCTATAAAAGTGTTGAAACCCGATGCAGCTCAAGGACGGTCGCAGTTTCAACAAGAG ATTGAAGTTCTGAGTAGCATAAGGCATCCAAACATGGTTCTTCTCCTTGGAGCGTGTCCGGAGTTTGGTTGCCTAGTGTATGAGCACATGAGTAACGGAAGCTTGGATGATTGTCTCTTTAGGAGAAATAATAGTAAATCACCAGCTCTACCATGGCAGCTAAGATTCCGAATTGCTGCAGAGATTGCCACTGGGCTACTTTTCCTTCACCAGACAAAACCAGAACCATTGGTGCACCGTGACTTAAAACCAGGAAATATTTTGCTGGACCGGAACTATGTGAGCAAGATTAGTGATGTAGGTTTGGCAAGGCTTGTCCCTCCTTCAGTTGCAGACACGGTGACACAGTATCGCATGACAACAACTGCTGGAACTTTCTGTTACATTGATCCGGAGTACCAGCAAACGGGCATGCTGGGAACAAAGTCTGATATTTACTCACTTGGTATCATGCTTCTGCAGATGATAACAGCAAAGCCACCAATGGGTTTGAGTCACCATGTTGCAAAATCTATTGAGAGAGGTACTTTTGGTGAGATGCTTGATCCTGCTGTTGAAGATTGGCCAATTGAACATGCTATGCATTTTGCCAAGCTTGCTCTTCAGTGTGCTGAAATGAGAAGAAAAGATAGACCTGATCTTGGGAAAGTTATTTTGCCGGAGCTTAGCAAACTCAGAGATTTTGCTGATGAAAACATGCCTATGATGATGATGTTTGGTGGTGGTGGAGGAATCAATCAAAGAAATAATAATTATTCGCGATCCACATTGTCCTCAACAAGTCAA GACTCAATGAGTGATTCCCAGTCAATGTCTGGAATGTCTGGATATGAAAGCCGTTGA
- the LOC127100460 gene encoding U-box domain-containing protein 35 isoform X2: MSRIIQEKKLGAGRVVAVAIENNKTSQYAAKWAVDNLLPKDQHLLLLHVRQRASSLPTTNGNLIAVDVNDDVARAYMQQMDNESKELFASFRVFCNRKNILCKEILLEDLDVSKAIMEGITTYSIELLVLGSPSRNGLVRFRTTDVPSLVSKGAPPFCTVYIISKGKISSVKTATSPLTAKAVVRNNAMQMSQQLQQSPDKFDVQQLMRNHPPRPTAEKPTLLSRLQDEEDEIKSPFTRGTRPTHRPYESTVIDSDISFVSSGRPSVDRMFPSLYEEMDSGSGMTPRLSGASDYDIRSFGSSFSGAKSIDQNDYSFCSQDSGMSMSPQRRISSSDEVEAEMRRLRLELKQTMEMYSTACKEALTAKQKAMELQRWKSDEQRKVEESKLSEETALAVAEKERVKSKVAMEAAEASRRIAELEVQKRVSAEMKANTGGDSFLHSPARYRRYSIEEIEEATKYFSNSLKIGEGGYGPVYRAELDHTAVAIKVLKPDAAQGRSQFQQEIEVLSSIRHPNMVLLLGACPEFGCLVYEHMSNGSLDDCLFRRNNSKSPALPWQLRFRIAAEIATGLLFLHQTKPEPLVHRDLKPGNILLDRNYVSKISDVGLARLVPPSVADTVTQYRMTTTAGTFCYIDPEYQQTGMLGTKSDIYSLGIMLLQMITAKPPMGLSHHVAKSIERGTFGEMLDPAVEDWPIEHAMHFAKLALQCAEMRRKDRPDLGKVILPELSKLRDFADENMPMMMMFGGGGGINQRNNNYSRSTLSSTSQDSMSDSQSMSGMSGYESR, encoded by the exons ATGTCAAGAATCATTCAAGAGAAGAAGCTAGGTGCAGGACGTGTTGTTGCAGTAGCCATTGAAAACAACAAAACAAGCCAATATGCTGCTAAATGGGCTGTTGATAATCTTCTTCCTAAAGATCAACATCTTTTGTTACTTCATGTTAGACAAAGAGCTTCTTCACTTCCTACAACAA ATGGAAACCTTATAGCTGTTGATGTCAATGATGATGTTGCTAGAGCTTACATGCAACAAATGGATAACGAATCGAAAGAGCTTTTCGCTTCGTTTCGTGTCTTCTGCAATAGAAAGAAT ATATTGTGCAAAGAAATCTTGTTGGAAGACTTGGATGTATCTAAGGCTATAATGGAAGGTATTACGACATATTCCATTGAGCTTCTTGTTCTTGGATCACCATCAAGGAATGGTCTTGTAAG ATTTAGGACAACTGATGTTCCTAGTCTCGTGTCGAAAGGAGCGCCTCCATTTTGCACGGTGTAcattatttccaaaggaaaaatCTCGTCTGTGAAAACCGCTACTAGTCCTTTAACAGCGAAAGCCGTAGTGCGTAACAATGCTATGCAGATGTCACAACAGCTGCAGCAAAGTCCTGATAAATTCGATGTACAACAGTTAATGCGAAACCACCCGCCACGAC CAACAGCAGAGAAGCCAACGTTACTTTCACGCCTTCAAGACGAAGAAGATGAAATCAA ATCGCCATTCACTAGAGGCACAAGACCAACTCACAGACCGTACGAGTCTACGGTCATTGACTCCGATATCTCATTCGTGAGCAGTGGAAGGCCAAGTGTTGATAGGATGTTCCCTTCgttgtacgaagaaatggactCTGGAAGTGGAATGACGCCTCGGCTTTCAGGAGCCTCGGATTATGATATTAGAAGCTTCGGTTCGTCTTTCTCGGGTGCTAAGTCGATTGATCAGAATGACTATTCATTCTGTTCACAAGACAGTGGAATGTCCATGTCACCGCAACGAAGGATATCAAGTTCG GATGAAGTAGAAGCTGAAATGAGAAGATTGAGGTTAGAGCTGAAGCAAACAATGGAAATGTATAGTACAGCTTGCAAGGAAGCGTTGACAGCTAAACAAAAG GCAATGGAACTTCAGCGTTGGAAATCTGACGAACAAAGGAAAGTCGAAGAGTCGAAATTATCGGAAGAAACAGCATTGGCAGTAGCTGAGAAAGAGAGAGTGAAAAGTAAAGTTGCGATGGAGGCAGCAGAAGCAAGTAGAAGAATCGCAGAGTTGGAAGTGCAGAAAAGAGTGAGTGCAGAAATGAAAGCTAACACGGGAGGAGACAGTTTCTTACACAGTCCGGCTAGGTACCGAAGATACAGTATTGAGGAAATAGAAGAAGCAACAAAATACTTTTCAAACTCGCTGAAGATCGGTGAAGGAGGTTATGGACCAGTCTATAGGGCTGAACTAGATCACACTGCAGTTGCTATAAAAGTGTTGAAACCCGATGCAGCTCAAGGACGGTCGCAGTTTCAACAAGAG ATTGAAGTTCTGAGTAGCATAAGGCATCCAAACATGGTTCTTCTCCTTGGAGCGTGTCCGGAGTTTGGTTGCCTAGTGTATGAGCACATGAGTAACGGAAGCTTGGATGATTGTCTCTTTAGGAGAAATAATAGTAAATCACCAGCTCTACCATGGCAGCTAAGATTCCGAATTGCTGCAGAGATTGCCACTGGGCTACTTTTCCTTCACCAGACAAAACCAGAACCATTGGTGCACCGTGACTTAAAACCAGGAAATATTTTGCTGGACCGGAACTATGTGAGCAAGATTAGTGATGTAGGTTTGGCAAGGCTTGTCCCTCCTTCAGTTGCAGACACGGTGACACAGTATCGCATGACAACAACTGCTGGAACTTTCTGTTACATTGATCCGGAGTACCAGCAAACGGGCATGCTGGGAACAAAGTCTGATATTTACTCACTTGGTATCATGCTTCTGCAGATGATAACAGCAAAGCCACCAATGGGTTTGAGTCACCATGTTGCAAAATCTATTGAGAGAGGTACTTTTGGTGAGATGCTTGATCCTGCTGTTGAAGATTGGCCAATTGAACATGCTATGCATTTTGCCAAGCTTGCTCTTCAGTGTGCTGAAATGAGAAGAAAAGATAGACCTGATCTTGGGAAAGTTATTTTGCCGGAGCTTAGCAAACTCAGAGATTTTGCTGATGAAAACATGCCTATGATGATGATGTTTGGTGGTGGTGGAGGAATCAATCAAAGAAATAATAATTATTCGCGATCCACATTGTCCTCAACAAGTCAA GACTCAATGAGTGATTCCCAGTCAATGTCTGGAATGTCTGGATATGAAAGCCGTTGA